The Schistocerca piceifrons isolate TAMUIC-IGC-003096 chromosome 5, iqSchPice1.1, whole genome shotgun sequence DNA segment CAACATAACAAAGTACCTATGGTCCTGCTCTTAATTGTAAACCATAACATCTGCTACAGTATTTCAAATTTTGTAACCCCAGCATTTTTGTTGTATTGTTAGATTCCAGATAGTTCTTTTAGGTATGACAGCATCAGTGTACATATACCAGTGTAGAGGCTAGGCACTATGCAGATGTCAAATATTGATGTAGATGATGAATAAGACAAATTCAAAGTACCCTTTACTATCTTGCGTTAATGCACACTTTTTAaataccttcacagtaattctttgCATGTGGAAGGCATGAAAACTCCATGACTTCACCAGATATGACTCTAACATATGGACTTACTcacaaagaaaactgtacaaattgTTAAAAATCTGTCAACTCTTTCAAGGTAGCCAACAGAAAAGTTAACTATCTTGTGCTCAATCTTATCTCTGGTTAGGCAGACTATCAGGCATGTTTAGTGTCTCATGAACATGGAGCAAAACATATGtgctgcaatttaaaaaaaaaaatgaaaatacttcCATGTACATATCAGTGTTTTAGACACAATTCTAAATGGGTGACTATTTTCCCAAAATTCTATTCTGCCATTGAAAAACTTATTCTGCATGCCCTTAATTGGCCGGCACGTAAGCAATAAAGTTCCGCAGTAGGGCAGTTGCTGGCTATGGGCTCCTCACTGTTGTGAAGCTTGCTGTTAAATACTGCTTTGTGATATGCAAATTAAAAACTATTGTTTtaaattgtgcctttttaatattcACTGAAATAAGATTTATTCCTCCATTCATGAGCCTCTGTATCTAAATATCCTTTGTACAGCAAGCAAAACCTTCTGTAGAAAACTGTTTTACATTAATGGCTACACTTGGATAGATTTGaacatttaatatatttcattgAATAACAGAAAGGAAGTTTTTATGACTTTGGTAATATGGTGTGAACTTCCAAAAGTGTATTGAACTAAAAATGAGAGAAAAAATTGCCAAGGCCATGGAAATAGTAAAGTATGACATGTCACTTAAAACTGGTACATATTATTGTGGTGTaccaaaaacaatcaattttgacaTGCAGTAAGTCTTCactgacccacggttctgggtgactATCCTGAAATGTACCCCTTTTTGTAGCCCTCTCTGGTCCTTTCcgttcactcctcttccttcccagCCCATGTTCCCTTGCTGAGGTAAAGGCATCTTGTACAGTTGCAGTAGACATGGGATGATTGAGATTGGGCAGTGGCTCCAAAAGCTTACCTAATTATAATCTCActttgtgtgttctgctgccagttGGCAAGTAGATTTTATCTAAATTAGATTATTGTGGTATGGATGATTCTGCTTTGACAGACGAAGAAACAGTAATAGTTTGTTAGCCTGAGAAGGGTTGGTCCCCAGGGGATCAACTTTTTTATATGCAGTGTTGCTGATGATCCTAGGTATTACATACAGCAGGTGTCACCCCCTCCCACTGTGCCtcctggggttagaataggcctgaggtatccctgcctgtcataagaggtgactaaaaggagtctctcactttttGATCCTGTAAGTtaaggtcccattttatggtttgaactgtcactttccaaattctacagaagtgcgagcCATAtgaggaagggcaccttacatagtgcccttagattcaatctcctgaacctcttgtcttggctttgcatctccacctgtaattcaactatttgggtgaggacGCTTTCTGGAGTATGTCATCTTCTGTCCTCTTTtgccccatgacaatattggattcctCTGCATTCAATACCCAGCACAGCAGCCAGTTCGTTGTGGTGGTGAGCTGCAAACTCCTCACATATGCCAAAGAGTAGTAGATGTctagagtcctgatgccccaggaagacaggcaacGGCCATCAtaccaggtggtctttgctgtggtgtgcgtggggagagcccctgatcggagtggttggcatcagggtggatgccccgcaatgaagtggacagtcatctcttgctggtgactgtatggtgccagcagtctctaagaagggaaagattgagtacaatgctgacagatatgactcTTAAATTGtttgctacaccatgggaggaatgtagggctacagaaagaagagccatATTAGCCtcagtatttagtctgtagcagaatggacggGGACTACTTTCTACCTATGAAACCTCAAttgttgttgaacatcttgaggataagtttggggaagtgacagcactgtcaaAGATGAGAAGTGGTGCATtgttgattcagacagcatccccagcccagtcCCAGGCATTACTTGTGACCTGCTGGGTCTTATTTTTgtttccatcactccccataagtatcaacatggtccaagggattattttccatcatgacctcctcttgcagtccgaCAACGAGCTGCACGCCAATGTAGAATGGTAGGGTGTTTATTTCATCTGATGCATTTACAGGGGACCTAACAGGGTTAGTACCGGTGCCTGGTTTACTGCTGTGACATTAAACCACACGTCCCTCACCCTGTGCAGTGCTTGAAGTGCTAGAAGTTCAGGCAcatcttcccgctgcacttccagtgtGACATCTTGAGACTGCAGACGTCCTCTACACCCAGATGTGCaccacctcccacttgcatcaactgtggagagcagcatTTGCCCAGCTCGCTAGACTGCACGGTATTCCATAAGGAGCGGGaaatcgtggagtacaagaccctggacagattACACCCCATTTGATTGACATCCACacatgctgcagctacattaccattgcGGTCACAAGTACAAGTTGTATCACactctgtgccatgaacagtggGTCCTCTGGACCTCCAGAATATATCTGCCCGTTTGATGGAAGGGGGAAAATCTttccattgctcccaaagtacctaatTTGGTAGCAAGGCCCCCACCACAAATGCAGGGGGCATTGGTCCTCTCTTCCCCAGCTGGAGAAGAAACAGCCTACTCCGGCTCCTCTCGTGTGGAAAGGGTCCTTTGGGACCCTCTCTCGCAAgctctccactaatgccacagtggacactTGCCAGTGGCTAAAGGAGTCAAAAGCTgctcctccatgcctgaagctacttcacaGAAGTCCTCCCAGTGAGCCCCTATAGAGGAGCGAGAGGGCAAGCAAGCAAAGAAGgctgctaagaaaaaggaccctccagTGGCCCAACACCACCACTTCCTACCAATTCTGCACCTGTGGATGAGGTGAAGATCTCAGTGTCCCCTGAGGACCTGAATCTCATTGCTGCCTCATCTGCAATAGGAGTGGATACAAATAATCAATTGGTGGCAGTGGGTGACCCTGAGGTGTATGTTCCTCCTTGTGTGCTTCATGCCTTCCCCACCGCATGGTAacttcatcctccagtggaattgctgcggtttttccaccacctggctgagctgcaGTAACTGTTCAGCTTTACACCTTCTTTCTTgcacttcaggaaacctggttcccagcagtgCATACCCCTGTCCTCTGCGGCTatagggatattacaagaacttagcatctataatagtgtcaggtggagcttgtcctgaactcagtatgcagttaaCCTGGGTCCTTTCAAActactcttgaagctgtggctgtcaggataaggatgacacaggaaataactgtcataCCCGTGAATGCATTGGCTACGCTGATTCAAcagctccctaaacctttcttactttgggagattttaatgacaATAACCCCTTATGGGttagcactgtgcttactggctgaggtagagCTGTCATAACTCCTGTCTCAGCTTGACCTCTgcctgcctcttaaatactggggcctcacacatttcagtgtggctcatggcacttactcggccaGTGCAGCCCAGGAcgtctcccatctgtccactggagaaccCACGATGACTTGTGATattgaccactttcccatcttcctgtttTCCCCCAGCACCATTCCCCAGACATCTGCCAAGATGGGCTTTAATCAAGGCAGACTGTGAAGCTTTCACCTCTGTCACCGTTGAACCTCCTCCatatggtaccatcgatgtggtagttCAGCAGATCACTAGAACAATCATTTCTGTAGCAGGAAACACGATCCCTTGTTCTTCAGGGTGCTCCCagtgaaagtcagtaccttggtggtcgccggaaattgCTGAGGACATTATTTAATGTCGATGAACCCTACAGAAACATAAGCAACACCCTTCCCTAgggcacctaatagcttttaaatggcACTGTGCCCATGTTCGCCAGCTTCTAAAGACTGAAACTGGTATGTTggggagaggtatgtctcgaccattgggtgccatgtcaccttcccaagtctggacgaagatcaggtGGGTTTGTGGGTACCAGGCCCTGCTAAGTGTCACTGACATAAACATCAGTGGTGTTTAATCTACCGACGCAAACACAGTTGTTGACCACTATACTCGAGCCTCCTCGTGGAGGCCAGTCCCTCCATGGatggttaggcatgcacaactgctcgccagttatttTGCACACTTCAAAGTACTGCTGAGCATCTGAATTAATGCCTCCTTTTTccacccatggcagttcatctcccacatcggaggcccaggtcagggcttaagattgtgGTTTGCATTTGATCTCTTCTGTCTGGAGTGGAGTCCTTACCTTTatcacctatactcgaggtccattcatgtacacctccaggATGTACACATAGCagaagctttgcctggacctttcacatggtcctaaggattCAGTTAACCCTGTGACTCTCTTCTGTTACTTCCTCTTGTTTCTTGACATGTACcagaccatgaagtggtttacactgatggctggtggtcacgttggctttgctgtgttcatggaggacatgttgaagagcactccttgccagatggctgcagtgttttcactgcagagctggcagcattttctcgtgctcttgagtgcATGTGCTCATGTGCTGCGaatcgtttcttctctgtactgactcttcAAGCAGCccacaagctattgaccagtgctacccccgccatcctttggtagtggcCATCCAGGAGTCCCTGGCCAAACAAGCTACACGGAAACTGCTTTTGGAGATCAGCATCCCCGTAATAACTTGCGATCATTATTTCGCTgcagtttttcagctttgggagatggaatggcataatctcagtacgcacaacaaattgTGTGCCATTAAGAAGACTAAGAATACGTGGAAGACCTCCATGTCAGATTTTGGAAATATGGACATCAAAATGTTGGAATTTGAGGACTAAAGGTGAATATAGTCTGTGGAGGTTGCAGGAGAGAACAGTCCCAATTGTAGAAGAGAAAGAAGTGCCCCATGTCAATGGTACATTTCAACAAATGTGCTTCAGCTGAAATGTAAAAGTGACCTTTTGTTTGTGACTGTGGTAAGAAATCACAAACTGTAGTAAATGCTCTACGTTACTGTAATCTAATTTTGGCACTTTTTATTTAGTAGCTGTGTGTGCTGTTACTGTCATGTTCTGTGGGTCAAAGTTGTTGTACCTAAGGCATTTAATTTTAGCATGTATCATATTAAATTTTCCTGATAATACAGTAATGTTGGTGATTTAATTGGCATTGATATTTGGTAGTTGGACTGGTCTAAAATTTTGTGCTGTATGCTTGTCAGTGATTCCAATTTTTTTCAGGATTGTTTTTAATATATCACTGCTTTAAATTTTTATGGCTGCATACCTTACTCCCTTGTATGAGAGCCCAAGGTTTAGTTGTGAATAGTGGAGGGTAATTTTTCTTGCAAGACACTGTAGTTGTTAGTTACTTCAAACTCTAAGACCACAAGTCTTATATGCTAGTTTGTTTCCTGAATTGTTTCTCTGTATCTGCGGGTGATTTTTTTAAGTCAGTGTACTAGAAAGTCTGCAATCATTCAGAACTGATGATACACATTGATCATTAGCTTTCAGGTGCTTTGTATGCTTGGTTTTGGAAATGCAAAGATTTTACCAAAGTTACTGAAAGTCTCTTCAGTTTTTACTGTTCAGTCAGCTGCCTTGAAATCAAAAACATAACTAGTCCAGTATCTTTGTAGTTATGTACTATTTTCTTACTGTGCATTATTTTAATCTAATAGAATTATAACATACAAATCTGTGAATTTCGTTTCTGTAATTTTTGGGTAAATTTCTGTTGAACTAAATTCTAAAGACTACCCATAGTGCTTTGTTTCTTTAACCtcttttgaaaatgttttattCAATTTTAACCCTACTAAAACATATATTACTTGACATTGTTTATAGATAACTGGAGTGTGAAAGCTAAACGCAGGAAGACTACTGGCACTGGCAGGATGCGCACATTGAAAATTGTGCGGAGGAGATTCAGGTATGTTACCTAACTAGCGCTTCCAAAGTTTTCTATGTAAAtgctatttaaaaattttattgattgctGGCTGTGATTATATACTTCTGTCTTATTTTCCAGGAATGGTTTCCGTGAAGGTGGAAAACCAGCTCCTCGTAAAGTTTCAGGTTGAGTTCATGTAATGAAGTAttgaaataaagttaatttgtACATTTGCTGTGTCTTTCAATCTGTCTAATAATTAAAGTCCCAATATTATCATTTGTGAAAATGTTGACACTTTTCAGAAGTGAGATAAGTTGGGAACTGATAGTTTCAGTGTATAAAGTTACGTTCTCCACCATCTTTTTGTGCAGCTTCCTGTGCATTTACTTACAGCATCTTTTACATTTGTCACACAGTATTCGCTTACTTCAAATGGTAGTAGTGCCTGACGAAATTATTCACGAGCAAAGAAGCTGCAACTGTTTTGTGACGAGTACATTTAAACTTGGAGTAATTTATCAATGTTACAATAAGCTTAGTAACATATACTGAtggaaaaaactgcaacaccaaattACAATTAGTGTAGTTGTCTAGGTAATGCATTTAAATGATgagcattgcaagatcacaggctaatgtaagagtgagataagccattgcaaatgtgaaatgctggtacattaataatagaTGCAACCACCAGAGTGTTAAATTTAAGTATGCAGATgtgtgtgcattgtgttgtacaggtgctggggtAGTTTGTGGGATGCTGTTCCATGCCTGTTGGTCtttgttggtcaatacagggacagctaatgctgtttgtggatgacactggaaatGGTCTGATGTTCCATTTGTGCTCGATTGGAGTCGAATCTATTAGGCCCAGGCAACATGTTGAGACTCTGCACAGCATACTGGGTTACAGCAGTATGTGGGATGAGCCTTATCTTGTTGCAAAATAgcctctggaatactgttcatgaatgctGTGGCACAACCAGTTGAATCGTCAGATtgtgcagtcagggtgtgtgggataaccatgagtgctgctgctgtcagaatgaaactggacaccagaccataactcaagTTGTAGGTCCATTGTGTTGAGGTCACAGAAAAGTTGGTTGCAGGTACTCGCCTGGCCTCCACCTAACAGACACAGCTTTCATTAGAAGGCAcatcagacctccaccctgtcccaaatgagctctcatttgacaccactgaagtcacagatGGTAGTCATTTGAGGGCAATGGACTGCATGCTACagtgcatctggctcagagctgtcctttaaATACCTGATTTGTACCAGATTTTTGTCACtgaggtgccagctgctgctcatatTGCCACTGGAGGTGCTGTAgagtgcaccagagccatacgctgaagacGATGGTTAATCATCATGGTACTGCCCTCCTGGCCAAttagagcccagtcttcttgctactgtacattttagtgaacactgctgccagcagttatgtacagtgcctacattactgcaaagtctttctgcaatattgccaaAGGAACATGCAGCTGTATGTAGCACTATTACATGATGATGTTCAAACTTAGTTAGGTATAGTGGCATCTTTGTCccctttaaggcattcttgacttaaATCAGCTAATGTCCAGTCTAAAAGGTAACTCTCATGACTACACCATGTATTTAAAGGAAGACTGATTTGCATACTCATAGTGGTGTTACTAGTGCCACTTTCGTGAGACTGGCTACAAATTTAAAAtgacatgtttcagatgtagaaaacaaGCCAGGTAGTGATGAAGGCCATGGCTACTTGCCTGAGGTGGCCATAGGCTTAATTTGCAAATTGTGTTCTCAATTTGCAGTGAAACCTCTACAGCCAGCTTTACCAGCTTCAGTCCCAGCCAGGTGCCCACCAGCAGAGGTGGACAAATGGCTTTGTGGGGGCAGTTAAGCAGCTGGGTTGTACCCTGTGCAAATGTGCTGCACTGGCAGAGTGCACAAGGGCAAAGGTGATAGTGCCTCACATGCATAGAATGCATGCAATAGGGTGCTTCCTCTTGTGACATGTACTAGCTGCCCTTAACTGAGTGAGCAGTGAGCCTGCATTGGAACAGCATGTTCTATACAGTAGATTAATGTAGCATGTTGCTGATGCCAGTTCTAAAAGATTGCCTTAGTTCCAATTTGTGCAGATAAAAATTATTGCAGTTTGTGTTCACATTTACTGGTCCAGGCAAGAAATGATACCTAAAGCAAGTCCAGAGCAAGACAAGTGTTGATTGTGGAACACTAAAATTTGTCGCATTTCAGTGAAACTGCTGTCTGCAAACTATTTAGCACTATTTAACTGCTACATCGTGTCTACATTCAAAATACCACCAGTTGCCAGCTACCACaacaaatgtgaaataattttaacATGTTAAGGGaacatgtaatgtaacaaatgataTGGAACACTGTGGTTAAATTTAACTTTGTCTATCAACCATTACATTAAGATGTAAACACTCCATTTTGTAATAACAGCccagaaatcatggcaaaaagTGTTAACAAAAGTGTGTTGTTCCCTATAAACATACTATTTACAAATTTGGTTGGGGTGTGATTTTTGTCATGTCTCGGCAGTAAACAAATTTATGTACTGAATGAGGTTCatttagttagattaagtaaaaTGGTGTGATTAACTGTGACTTACTTTCCCAACAGCTTGAAGATCTAAAAGCAAAGCACCTAAATTTTTTTGCCTCGTAGACAATGTGCTAATTTTTTCAGTTTTGGGTAGATAGTGTTACATATATTGAATTTTTACAAATTCATCAACTTAAAATGTTTTAACAGCCCATACAGTGGTACTCACTTTGATAGGTTTAACTGTGAAGAAGTGTAGACTGacatttttatgcatttattaCTTTAAATGATTCAAATGCAAAGCTAGTAAAATTACTTCATAAATGCTTTTAATGGGAGGGGTTAGCCTGAATCTTAGCAGATTTCCAATATTTGTCTGAAAGTTAGTTTTAACCTTAAATTGTCTGTCAGTGATTTCCACGTTTTTATAAGAAGATTGGGAACACAAACCCCCTTTCAATGAGATATGAAGGTGGAAATGTTTTCAAAAACCTTTTGCAGATGTTCCTCCAACTAGGACTTTTCAGTCAGTTGCTTACCACAGTTTGACACAGATAGAATGGATCAAACTTCAAATAATCAGTACTGTCTTTACTTAGTAGTATATTATCAGTTATatgcagacaaaaatttaattatttaattaaatgaCATTGCAGTCAAAATCAACCTTCTCAACATCAATTCATGATCAGGACATTCTAAACAGTCAAATGAACTACGAAAAGAACATTGATAAAAAATTGTTTACTTATTGTTATATGGCTCTCCAGAGTGTGACTGATCCAGTTTGACTTGTATGGTATGTAACTATAGTGTAATTGGAGGCGAGGCTCCCTATTTCTGGATTAGCAGAAGTTAATCTTTGGCTCACATTTGTTTGGTGATTTGGCGAGTGACAGAATGGTTCCTGCTGCATCAAAGGACAAGTAATAATACTTTATGAGAGAGGCTAGAAAAATAACTGTTGAGCAGGAGAGCAAAAATAAAAGGGTTGTTCACCTGCACCTGTAGCAGATGAGATGAACAGTGCTGTACAAGTCAGGCTTTAGCTCCCTGAGAATAACTTGGAATTTTGGCTGTAACCTGCCTGTATGAGACACATACTTGTGGCCATTTGTACATGAAGCTGCTGTAGGGTTAAAGCAGAGGGCAGAGAGGATCACTAAAATATCTGCAGCTTTAAAAGCACAAGCAAGGAAATGACACTTCATTTTCTTCCAGTGCTCTCATTGATGCAAGAGTTTACCAGACATTACATTAATATCTGGAAAGCATTCAAAGAAAATGCTGTCTAAACTGTCACAGAGCACCCTGTCCAACACTGATTTTGTAGAGGTGATGTGTGTAAAAGTGTTGCTCTCATCACTCCTTCCCACTGCCCATAATCATTGCTGTTCTCTACCATAGACAGAAAGGTAAACATGCTGTCCTTACTCCTgcaagagaaatttttaaaaatctgacACATGGTTTCCCATGCTAAAAGGATACCCTGAGTGACAAGTGTAaagtggaatgagattttcactctgcagcggagtgtgcgctgatgtgaaacttcctggcagattaaaactgtgtgcccgaccgagactcgaactcgggacctttgcctttcgcgggcaagtgctctaccaactgagctaccgaagcacgactcacgcccggtacccacagctttacttctgccagtacctcgtctcctacggtcgggcacacagttttaatctgccaggaagtttcatatcagcgcacactccgctgcagagtgaaaatctcattctgggaacatcccccaggctgtggctaagccatgtctccgcaatatcctttctttcaggagtgctagttctgcttggttcgcaggagagcttctgtaaagtttggaatgtaggagacgaggtactggcagaagtaaagctgtgggtaccgggcgtgagtcgtgcttcggtagctcagttggtagagcacttgcccgcgaaaggcaaaggtcccgagttcgagtctcggtcgggcacacagttttaatctgccaggaagtttcatatcagcgcacactccgctgcagagtgaaaatctcattctggaaacatcccccaggctgtggctaagccatgtctccgcaatatcctttctttcaggagtgctagttctgcttggttcgcaggagagcttctgtaaagtttggaatgtaggagacgaggtactggcagaagtaaagctgtgggtaccgggcgtgagtcgtgcttcggtagctcagttggtagagcacttgcccgcgaaaggcaaaggtcccgagttcgagtctcggtcgggcacacagttttaatctgccaggaagtttcaagtgtaaAGTGCTTTAGACATCTTACTGTTGTTGCTATTCAGGTGTCACTTTGAGATTTTCATGCATCATAAATTATTTACTAATCTTACAGACTGAGTTCGGGCAATCTGTTGGTCTCAACCCCTCAAAGAGCATTGTAATGACCAACTTGAACACATGCTCCAGGAATTGAGATTTTTATACCCTTCTTCAATTAGAGGACGAATGCATGTTCAGAGAACAAATAATCCATTTCAGTTCATTTGGGTTATTGCTTACTAAACCTGTTCATATGGTCACCAGACCATGGtcgtcttaaatgatgatgatataaaaatgaaagatgaaattgctgtgagggGAACAGCCAGCAATGACATATTCCTGATTATCACAAATAATTAGCCATGATTGAATCTTTAACACTTTCGTAAATTCAGTGTGTCAACACGAGATATCACTGTATAGGGAGTGGGGTATCATGTGACTCGAATGCCACCTGTATGTGCTTGTGGCATCCTTGTTTTAGTTGCTCATCAGTGCACAAGAGGGCCCTTTATTTGTATTGGGACATATCACTTAATTTATGGAAATATGTATGCTGAGGCGAATGAGTGCTTCCGTTAGATGATGCGGCAAAAAGAAATAAAGtgaacccc contains these protein-coding regions:
- the LOC124798612 gene encoding 60S ribosomal protein L37; amino-acid sequence: MTKGTSSFGKRRNKTHTLCRRCGRSSYHIQKSKCAQCGYPSRKLRSYNWSVKAKRRKTTGTGRMRTLKIVRRRFRNGFREGGKPAPRKVSG